The following coding sequences lie in one Mycobacterium gordonae genomic window:
- the upp gene encoding uracil phosphoribosyltransferase produces the protein MDVHVMEHPLAAARLTVLRDERTDNAAFRAALRELTLMLVYEATRDAPTEPVQIRTPVGETVGVRLARPPLLVPVLRAGLGMVNEAHGVLREAHVGFVGVARDEKTHQPVPYLESLPDDLTDLPVMVLDPMLATGGSMVYTLGLLLARGATDVTVLCVCVAPEGIAAVERVAPNARLYTAAIDEGLNETAFIVPGLGDAGDRQFGPR, from the coding sequence GTGGACGTCCACGTCATGGAGCACCCGTTGGCCGCGGCCCGACTGACCGTGCTGCGCGACGAGCGCACCGACAACGCCGCTTTTCGGGCCGCGCTGCGCGAGTTGACGTTGATGCTCGTCTACGAGGCCACCCGCGACGCGCCCACCGAGCCGGTGCAGATCCGCACTCCGGTCGGCGAGACGGTCGGTGTCCGCCTGGCCAGGCCACCGCTGTTGGTGCCGGTGCTGCGCGCCGGACTGGGCATGGTCAACGAGGCGCACGGCGTGCTGCGGGAGGCGCACGTCGGGTTTGTCGGGGTGGCGCGCGACGAGAAGACCCACCAGCCGGTGCCCTACCTCGAGTCGCTGCCCGACGACCTGACCGACCTGCCGGTGATGGTCCTGGACCCGATGCTGGCCACGGGCGGCTCGATGGTCTACACCCTCGGGCTGTTGCTGGCGCGTGGGGCTACGGACGTCACGGTGCTGTGCGTGTGCGTGGCACCGGAGGGTATCGCCGCGGTCGAGCGGGTGGCGCCGAACGCGCGGCTGTACACCGCGGCCATCGACGAGGGCCTCAACGAGACGGCGTTCATCGTGCCGGGTCTGGGGGACGCGGGCGACCGTCAGTTCGGGCCGCGCTGA
- a CDS encoding phospho-sugar mutase: MTPEDWIAHDPDPTTAAELAALDPDELAARFARPLTFGTAGLRGPVRGGPDAMNLAVVLRATWAVAQVIERPATVIVGRDARHGSAAFAEGTAEVLAAQGFSVLQFPEPVPTPVVAFAVRATGAAAGIQITASHNPATDNGYKVYLDGGVQIISPTDRAIEAAMTDAPPADQILRTPVTPADTDLVDRYIRRAAGVRRAGGAIRVALTAMHGVGGAVAVETLRRAGFHDVHVVEAQFSPDPDFPTVTFPNPEEPGAADALLALAAEVGADVAIALDPDADRCAVGIPTPAGWRMLSGDETGWLLGDYILSQPAEGPRTVASTVVSSRMLAAIAAHHGAVHVETLTGFKWLARADADRPGTLVYAYEEAIGHCVDPPAVRDKDGVSAAVLMCDLVASLAGGSVPELLDDLARRYGVHEVAAVSRRVADPQQAAAVLRRLRDNPPARLAGFDAARTDIADALILRGGDDDTWVRVVVRPSGTEPKLKCYIEVRCAVTGDLVGARHRAETLREEVVAAVRKW, encoded by the coding sequence GTGACGCCGGAGGACTGGATCGCTCACGACCCTGACCCGACGACGGCCGCCGAGCTTGCGGCACTCGATCCCGACGAACTCGCCGCCCGGTTCGCGCGCCCGCTGACCTTCGGCACCGCGGGCCTGCGCGGGCCGGTCCGCGGCGGACCGGACGCGATGAACCTGGCGGTGGTGCTGCGGGCCACGTGGGCGGTGGCGCAGGTGATCGAGCGGCCCGCGACGGTGATCGTGGGGCGCGACGCCCGGCACGGTTCGGCCGCGTTCGCCGAAGGCACCGCTGAAGTTCTTGCAGCACAAGGATTTTCGGTACTACAGTTTCCCGAGCCGGTGCCCACGCCGGTGGTCGCCTTCGCGGTGCGCGCCACCGGCGCGGCGGCCGGCATCCAGATCACCGCCTCGCACAATCCCGCCACCGACAACGGCTACAAGGTGTACCTCGACGGCGGCGTCCAGATCATCTCCCCCACCGACCGCGCGATCGAAGCCGCCATGACGGACGCCCCGCCGGCTGATCAGATCCTCCGCACACCGGTGACACCCGCCGATACGGATCTGGTTGATCGCTACATCCGCCGCGCGGCAGGGGTACGGCGCGCCGGCGGCGCGATCCGGGTTGCTTTGACCGCCATGCACGGGGTGGGCGGCGCGGTCGCCGTCGAGACCCTGCGCCGGGCCGGCTTTCACGACGTACACGTGGTCGAGGCGCAGTTCTCGCCGGACCCCGACTTTCCGACCGTGACGTTCCCCAATCCAGAGGAGCCCGGCGCCGCCGACGCACTGCTGGCGCTGGCTGCCGAGGTCGGCGCCGATGTCGCCATCGCGCTGGATCCCGACGCCGACCGGTGCGCGGTGGGTATACCGACCCCGGCAGGTTGGCGCATGCTCTCGGGTGACGAGACCGGTTGGCTGCTCGGCGATTACATCTTGTCGCAACCCGCCGAAGGACCCCGGACGGTGGCCAGCACGGTGGTGTCCTCGCGCATGCTGGCCGCGATCGCCGCGCACCACGGCGCGGTGCACGTCGAAACGCTCACCGGTTTCAAATGGCTGGCGCGCGCCGACGCCGACCGGCCCGGCACACTGGTCTACGCCTACGAGGAAGCGATCGGACACTGCGTCGACCCACCGGCGGTCCGGGACAAGGACGGCGTCAGCGCCGCTGTGTTGATGTGTGACCTGGTGGCATCGCTGGCAGGCGGCTCGGTCCCTGAGCTGCTGGACGATCTCGCTCGCCGCTACGGCGTGCACGAGGTGGCCGCGGTGTCGCGCCGCGTCGCCGACCCGCAGCAGGCGGCGGCCGTGCTGCGCCGGCTACGGGACAATCCGCCGGCTCGCCTGGCCGGTTTCGACGCGGCCCGCACCGACATCGCCGACGCCCTGATCCTGCGCGGCGGCGACGACGACACATGGGTGCGCGTGGTGGTTCGGCCGTCGGGAACCGAGCCGAAACTCAAGTGCTACATCGAAGTACGCTGCGCGGTGACGGGAGACTTGGTAGGCGCGCGGCACCGGGCCGAGACGCTGCGTGAGGAGGTGGTCGCGGCCGTGCGGAAGTGGTGA
- a CDS encoding purine-nucleoside phosphorylase, translating to MTSELAVQAAHVIAEGTGIARHDVAVVLGSGWSPAVAALGSPTAVLAQAEIPGFTPPRAAGHAGEILSVPIAGRRVLVLAGRIHAYEGHDLQHVVHPVRTACAAGAQIVVLTNAAGGLRTDMRVGQPVLISDHLNLTARSPLVGAQFVDLTDAYGPRLRGLARECDPELAEGVYAGLPGPHYETPAEIRMLRTLGADLVGMSTVHETIAARAAGAEVLGVSLVTNLAAGITGEPLSHAEVLAAGAASAARMGQLLADVIARF from the coding sequence GTGACCAGCGAACTCGCAGTCCAGGCGGCCCACGTCATCGCAGAGGGCACCGGCATCGCCAGACATGACGTCGCCGTGGTGCTGGGCTCGGGATGGTCGCCGGCTGTCGCCGCGCTGGGCTCTCCGACCGCCGTGCTGGCGCAGGCCGAGATTCCCGGATTCACACCGCCCCGAGCGGCGGGGCATGCCGGCGAGATCTTGTCGGTGCCCATCGCCGGGCGCCGGGTGCTGGTGCTGGCCGGGCGTATCCACGCCTACGAGGGACACGACCTGCAGCACGTGGTGCACCCAGTCCGAACGGCCTGTGCGGCCGGCGCGCAGATCGTCGTACTGACCAACGCCGCAGGCGGATTGCGCACCGACATGCGGGTGGGCCAGCCGGTCCTGATCAGCGACCACCTGAACCTGACCGCGCGTTCGCCGTTGGTGGGGGCGCAATTCGTCGACCTGACCGACGCGTACGGGCCGCGCTTGCGGGGGCTGGCCCGCGAGTGTGACCCGGAGCTGGCCGAAGGTGTGTACGCGGGCCTACCCGGTCCGCACTACGAGACGCCGGCCGAGATCCGGATGCTGCGGACGCTGGGCGCGGACCTGGTGGGCATGTCGACCGTGCACGAGACCATTGCCGCGCGGGCGGCGGGCGCAGAAGTGCTGGGGGTGTCGCTGGTGACGAACCTGGCGGCCGGGATCACCGGTGAGCCGCTGAGCCATGCCGAGGTACTGGCCGCCGGGGCCGCGTCGGCCGCCCGGATGGGGCAGCTACTGGCCGACGTGATCGCGCGGTTCTGA
- the satS gene encoding protein export chaperone SatS, which yields MAADLVPIRLSLSEGDRYTLWAPRWRDSGDEWEAFLGKDEDLFVFDSVADLVAFVRSDDDNDLTDHPAWNDITEAHAHKLDPAQDKQFDLVAVEELVAEKPTEESVAALAGTLAIVSSIGSVCELPAISKFFNGNPTLGTVSGGIDHFAGRAGQKRWDAIAEIIGRSWDDVLKAIDDVVSTPEVDEKLSEQAAEELEEEVEEETAQDADEETDEAAEESTEDTDEDSEDDEDSEDDEDEDEERAEGDTVVLGSDEDFWAQVGIDPIRIMTGSGTFYTLRCYLDDRPIFLGRNGRISVFTSERALARYLADEHDHDLSDLATYDDIRTAATDGSLKIDITDENVYVLSGLADDFADGPDAVDREQLDLAVELLRDIGDYSEEGTVDKALDKGKPLGKLIAYVLEPESASKPAGPYASAVRAWEKLESFVESRLRRE from the coding sequence ATGGCTGCTGACCTCGTGCCCATCCGCCTGAGCCTGTCCGAGGGTGACCGATACACGCTGTGGGCACCCCGCTGGCGCGACTCCGGGGACGAGTGGGAGGCGTTCCTGGGCAAGGACGAAGACCTCTTCGTCTTCGACAGCGTGGCGGACCTGGTCGCGTTCGTCCGCAGCGACGACGACAACGACTTGACCGACCACCCGGCGTGGAACGACATCACCGAGGCCCACGCGCACAAACTGGACCCGGCCCAGGACAAGCAATTCGATCTGGTGGCCGTCGAGGAGCTGGTGGCCGAGAAGCCCACCGAAGAGTCGGTGGCGGCGCTGGCCGGAACGCTGGCGATCGTCTCGTCCATCGGGTCGGTCTGCGAGTTGCCGGCAATCTCGAAGTTCTTCAATGGCAACCCCACCCTGGGCACGGTGTCCGGCGGAATCGACCACTTCGCCGGTAGGGCGGGCCAGAAGCGCTGGGACGCCATCGCCGAGATCATCGGGCGCAGCTGGGACGACGTGCTCAAGGCCATCGACGACGTGGTCAGCACGCCGGAGGTGGACGAGAAGCTGTCCGAGCAGGCCGCCGAGGAACTCGAGGAGGAAGTCGAGGAGGAAACGGCTCAGGACGCCGACGAGGAGACCGACGAGGCCGCGGAGGAGTCCACCGAGGACACCGACGAGGACAGCGAAGACGACGAGGACAGCGAAGACGACGAAGACGAGGACGAGGAGCGCGCCGAGGGCGACACCGTCGTGCTCGGCAGCGACGAAGACTTCTGGGCGCAGGTCGGGATCGACCCGATCCGCATCATGACCGGCAGCGGCACGTTCTACACGCTGCGCTGCTACCTCGACGACCGCCCCATCTTCCTGGGCCGTAACGGTCGCATCAGCGTGTTCACCTCGGAGCGTGCCTTGGCCCGCTACCTCGCCGACGAGCATGACCATGACCTGTCGGACCTGGCCACCTACGACGACATCCGCACCGCAGCCACCGACGGCTCGCTCAAGATCGACATCACCGACGAGAACGTCTATGTGCTCAGCGGGCTGGCCGACGACTTCGCCGACGGGCCGGACGCGGTGGACCGCGAGCAACTCGACCTGGCCGTCGAGTTGCTCCGCGATATCGGCGACTACTCCGAAGAGGGCACCGTCGACAAGGCCCTGGACAAGGGCAAGCCGCTGGGCAAGTTGATCGCCTACGTGCTCGAGCCGGAGTCGGCGAGCAAGCCCGCGGGGCCGTATGCCTCGGCGGTGCGGGCGTGGGAAAAGCTGGAAAGCTTCGTGGAGTCGCGGCTAAGGCGCGAGTAG
- a CDS encoding PE domain-containing protein: MDSALGAVRLQTAAAARALLPAAADEVSAGISQLFSQHAEDFHKAAAWASAYH, from the coding sequence ATCGACTCGGCCCTCGGAGCGGTCCGCCTGCAAACGGCGGCCGCTGCCCGCGCCCTGTTGCCGGCCGCGGCCGACGAGGTGTCCGCAGGCATCAGCCAGCTGTTCTCACAGCACGCCGAGGACTTCCACAAAGCGGCCGCATGGGCGTCCGCGTATCACTAA
- a CDS encoding alkaline phosphatase family protein: MWRLKQHLTSAFCALAALSSALLPMPRVALAAATLPAYAHVVVVIEENRSQANIIGNKAAPFINALAAGGAMMAQSFAETHPSEPNYLALFAGSTFGLTKDSCPVEIGAQPNLASELLAAGRTFGGYSEDLPAVGSTACSAGKYARKHVPWVNFSNVPASVSVPFSAFPAPGNYASLPTVSFVIPNNDNNMHDGSIAQGDAWLNSRMSAYANWARANNSLLILTWDEDDGGPRNQIPTVFYGAHVQPGSYNETISHYNVLSTLQEMYGLPKTGYAATAPVIATIWGG; encoded by the coding sequence ATGTGGCGGCTCAAACAGCATCTGACCAGCGCCTTCTGCGCCCTGGCGGCGTTGAGTTCGGCGCTGCTGCCGATGCCTCGGGTGGCGTTGGCCGCGGCGACGCTACCGGCGTACGCACACGTGGTGGTCGTGATCGAGGAGAATCGCTCGCAGGCCAACATCATCGGCAACAAGGCGGCGCCGTTCATCAACGCGCTAGCCGCCGGGGGCGCCATGATGGCGCAGTCGTTCGCCGAGACGCATCCCAGCGAACCCAATTACCTGGCGTTGTTCGCCGGCAGCACCTTCGGGCTCACCAAGGACAGCTGCCCGGTGGAGATCGGTGCCCAACCGAACCTCGCCTCTGAGTTGCTGGCCGCCGGGCGCACCTTCGGCGGCTACTCCGAGGATCTACCCGCGGTCGGGTCGACGGCGTGCAGCGCAGGCAAATATGCGCGCAAGCACGTGCCCTGGGTGAACTTCAGCAACGTCCCCGCCTCGGTCTCGGTGCCCTTCTCCGCGTTCCCTGCGCCGGGCAATTACGCGAGCCTGCCGACGGTGTCGTTCGTCATCCCCAACAACGACAACAACATGCACGACGGATCCATCGCCCAGGGGGACGCGTGGCTGAACAGCCGCATGTCGGCCTACGCCAACTGGGCCAGGGCCAACAACAGCCTGCTGATCCTCACTTGGGACGAGGACGACGGCGGCCCCCGCAACCAGATCCCCACGGTGTTCTACGGAGCGCACGTGCAGCCGGGCAGCTACAACGAAACCATCAGTCACTACAACGTGCTATCGACCCTGCAGGAGATGTACGGGCTGCCCAAAACGGGTTACGCGGCAACCGCTCCGGTGATCGCAACTATTTGGGGCGGGTAA
- a CDS encoding PE family protein has product MNPMSAVVAVPDLLVQAATQVATIGHTLGAANQTTATSTQQVLPAAADEVSAAAAQLFSRFGQDYQAAAGQAEAYQQQFVQHLSAAANTYAIAEAANASLLQPATAAAGIPTLDQVFSSLISTVTGLFWQTLAYLYYLGFLLLIPIYAVLALWLPIALVGSLFGLI; this is encoded by the coding sequence ATGAACCCCATGTCCGCGGTAGTCGCCGTGCCAGACCTGCTCGTCCAGGCCGCAACCCAAGTGGCGACCATTGGCCACACGCTCGGCGCGGCCAACCAGACGACGGCGACCTCGACCCAGCAGGTGTTGCCCGCGGCCGCCGATGAGGTGTCCGCAGCCGCTGCGCAGCTGTTCTCCCGGTTCGGCCAGGACTATCAGGCGGCCGCCGGTCAGGCCGAGGCGTATCAGCAGCAGTTCGTCCAGCACCTCAGCGCGGCAGCGAATACCTACGCAATAGCGGAGGCCGCCAACGCGTCGTTACTGCAGCCCGCGACCGCTGCCGCCGGCATCCCCACCCTCGACCAGGTGTTCAGCTCCTTGATCAGCACCGTGACGGGCCTGTTCTGGCAAACGCTGGCCTATCTCTACTATCTGGGTTTTCTGCTGCTGATTCCGATTTACGCCGTGCTGGCGTTGTGGCTGCCGATCGCCCTTGTGGGTTCGCTTTTCGGACTGATTTAG